In Mycobacterium sp. 050128, one genomic interval encodes:
- a CDS encoding MlaE family ABC transporter permease: protein MATKGADHWSTGLPALKLKWDFSGPMQAVGALFAMSADAVKFAFRRPFQWREFLEQSWFVARVSLAPTLLVAIPFTVLVSFTLNILLRELGAADLSGAGAAFGAVTQLGPLVTVLIVAGAGATAMCADLGSRTIREEIDAMEVLGINPIQRLVTPRMLASGLVAFLLNSLVVIIGVLGGYVFSVFVQDVNPGAFAAGITLLTGVPEVVISCVKAALFGLIAGLVACYRGLSITGGGAKAVGNAVNETVVYAFMSLFVVNVVVTAIGIKMTAK, encoded by the coding sequence ATGGCGACTAAGGGCGCTGACCACTGGTCAACGGGATTGCCTGCGCTGAAATTGAAGTGGGACTTCTCGGGTCCCATGCAGGCGGTCGGGGCGTTATTCGCGATGTCGGCCGACGCGGTGAAGTTCGCGTTCCGCCGGCCGTTCCAGTGGCGGGAGTTTTTGGAGCAGTCGTGGTTTGTCGCACGGGTGTCGCTGGCTCCGACCTTGCTGGTCGCAATCCCGTTTACCGTCCTCGTCAGCTTCACGCTCAACATCCTGTTGCGGGAACTGGGCGCGGCGGATCTATCCGGTGCGGGTGCGGCGTTCGGTGCTGTCACTCAGCTTGGTCCGTTGGTCACGGTTTTGATCGTGGCGGGCGCGGGTGCCACGGCGATGTGTGCGGACCTGGGATCGCGAACGATTCGCGAAGAAATCGATGCGATGGAAGTGCTGGGCATCAACCCGATTCAGCGGTTGGTCACCCCGCGCATGCTGGCCTCGGGTTTGGTCGCGTTTCTGCTCAACAGCCTCGTGGTCATCATCGGCGTCCTTGGCGGCTATGTGTTTTCGGTGTTCGTGCAAGACGTCAATCCCGGCGCGTTCGCCGCGGGTATCACCTTGCTCACCGGCGTACCCGAGGTGGTCATCTCATGCGTCAAGGCAGCCCTTTTCGGCCTCATCGCCGGCCTGGTCGCCTGCTATCGAGGCCTGTCGATCACCGGCGGTGGCGCTAAGGCCGTTGGCAACGCGGTGAACGAAACGGTGGTCTATGCCTTCATGTCCCTGTTCGTCGTCAACGTGGTTGTCACCGCGATCGGCATCAAGATGACGGCGAAGTAG
- a CDS encoding CaiB/BaiF CoA transferase family protein: MRPLEGIRVLEVAMYGFVPSAGAVLAEWGADVVKVEHAVTGDPQRGLRQTGMLRVEGDPNPNIEHANRGKRSIGLDMSTPGGKDVLYELARRSDVFLTSFLPGARQKFGIDVDDIRAVNPSIIYARGSALGPRGEEATKGGYDMTAFWCRAGTAATITPTGMPGMIAPPGPAYGDTISGTNLAGGIAAALLKRERTGEPSVVDVSLLGSGLWSMGHTVALTKHLNQRLEAPPPGVHGAPNNPLVGLYTTSDGRYISFVMMQPTKFWADVCRHIDLPELADDPRFATIEQITANTAEAVEILTKVIATRTLAEWSERFATLAGPWAPVQDTLQAVDDAQIRANEYVVRAGELELVANPVQFDLTAPHTGPAPGFAAQTDEILQELGLDWDRIIELKTAGAVT, from the coding sequence ATGAGGCCGTTGGAGGGCATTCGGGTGCTGGAAGTCGCCATGTACGGGTTCGTCCCGTCGGCGGGCGCGGTGCTGGCCGAATGGGGCGCAGACGTAGTCAAAGTCGAGCACGCGGTGACGGGCGACCCGCAGCGCGGACTTCGGCAGACCGGCATGCTGCGCGTCGAAGGCGATCCGAATCCCAACATCGAGCACGCCAACCGCGGCAAGCGCAGCATCGGACTCGACATGTCGACTCCCGGGGGCAAGGACGTCCTCTACGAGTTGGCCCGCCGCTCGGACGTGTTCTTGACGAGCTTCCTGCCCGGTGCCCGGCAGAAGTTCGGCATCGATGTCGACGACATCCGCGCGGTGAACCCGTCGATCATCTACGCGCGCGGCAGCGCGCTCGGACCACGCGGTGAAGAGGCGACCAAGGGCGGCTACGACATGACCGCCTTCTGGTGCCGCGCCGGAACGGCAGCCACCATCACCCCGACCGGGATGCCCGGCATGATCGCGCCACCCGGACCTGCCTACGGCGACACGATCTCCGGGACCAACCTCGCCGGCGGCATTGCCGCCGCACTGCTCAAGCGCGAGCGCACCGGCGAACCCTCCGTCGTCGACGTGTCGCTGCTGGGCAGCGGGCTGTGGTCGATGGGTCACACCGTCGCGTTGACCAAGCACCTGAACCAACGACTGGAAGCACCACCGCCCGGTGTGCACGGTGCACCCAACAACCCGTTGGTCGGGCTGTACACGACATCGGACGGCCGCTACATCTCCTTTGTGATGATGCAGCCGACGAAATTCTGGGCCGATGTGTGCCGGCATATTGACCTGCCTGAGCTGGCCGATGATCCGCGGTTTGCCACCATCGAGCAGATCACCGCGAATACGGCAGAAGCAGTTGAGATCTTGACCAAGGTGATCGCAACCCGCACGCTTGCCGAGTGGAGCGAACGCTTTGCCACGTTGGCCGGGCCTTGGGCGCCGGTGCAAGACACGCTGCAGGCAGTCGATGACGCCCAGATCCGGGCCAACGAATATGTTGTCCGGGCAGGCGAACTCGAACTGGTCGCCAACCCGGTCCAGTTCGATCTCACCGCACCGCACACCGGGCCCGCGCCCGGATTCGCCGCGCAAACCGACGAAATACTGCAGGAATTGGGACTCGACTGGGACCGCATCATCGAACTCAAAACCGCCGGCGCGGTTACCTGA
- a CDS encoding MCE family protein: MRMRPTLIRFGIFAVVMSILTAFLFFIFGQYRTGSTNGYSAVFTDVSRLKPGQSVRVAGIRVGTVNSVSLQPDKKVVVKFDADRNIVLTEGTRAAVRYLNLVGDRYLELIDGPGSPKLLSAGGQIPVNRTQPALDLDLLLGGLKPVTQGLNARDVNALTSALLQVFQGQGATLESLFAKTTSFSNALADNDQTVQQLIDNLNIVVGTVSKDGKQFSGAVDRLEQLISGLSDDRNTIGSAIDALDRGTASLASLLSSARPPLSGTIAELNRLAPILDGDKDRLDAAIAKAPNNYRKLVRLGVAGATIPYYLCQLELRGTDLQGKTVHANVFRSDAGRCTEP, translated from the coding sequence ATGAGAATGCGCCCCACGCTGATCAGGTTCGGGATCTTTGCGGTCGTGATGTCGATCCTCACCGCTTTCCTGTTCTTCATCTTCGGTCAGTACCGGACCGGTTCGACGAACGGGTATTCGGCGGTGTTCACCGACGTCTCGCGTCTCAAGCCGGGGCAGTCGGTGCGGGTCGCCGGAATCCGGGTAGGCACGGTCAATAGCGTTTCGCTGCAACCGGACAAGAAAGTTGTGGTGAAGTTCGACGCCGACCGCAACATCGTCCTCACCGAGGGCACCAGGGCGGCGGTCCGCTATCTCAACCTGGTGGGCGATCGCTACCTCGAGCTCATCGACGGCCCCGGCTCACCCAAGCTGCTGTCGGCCGGCGGTCAGATTCCCGTCAACCGCACCCAACCGGCGCTTGACCTCGATCTGCTGCTGGGCGGACTGAAACCCGTTACCCAGGGCCTGAATGCTCGCGACGTCAACGCGCTGACCTCAGCACTGTTGCAGGTCTTCCAGGGCCAAGGCGCGACCCTCGAATCGCTGTTCGCCAAGACGACATCGTTCTCAAACGCCTTGGCGGACAACGATCAAACCGTGCAGCAGCTGATCGACAACCTCAACATCGTCGTCGGCACGGTCTCCAAGGACGGCAAACAGTTCTCCGGCGCGGTCGATCGCCTCGAGCAGCTGATCAGTGGGCTGTCGGATGACCGCAACACCATCGGGTCCGCCATTGACGCCCTGGACAGGGGAACCGCCTCGCTGGCCAGCCTGCTGTCCAGCGCGCGGCCGCCGCTGTCGGGCACCATCGCGGAGTTGAATCGGCTGGCTCCGATACTCGATGGAGACAAGGACCGCCTCGACGCCGCGATCGCGAAGGCGCCGAACAACTACCGCAAGCTGGTCCGACTCGGCGTAGCCGGCGCCACCATCCCGTACTACCTGTGCCAGTTGGAACTCCGCGGGACGGATCTTCAGGGCAAAACGGTGCATGCCAACGTCTTTAGGTCTGATGCGGGAAGGTGCACGGAACCCTAA
- a CDS encoding ferredoxin has translation MKVWVDSQRCQGHTLCAMIAPDSFVLSDIDGSSSAVNEVVPADQQDQVREAAHSCPEQAIMITNET, from the coding sequence GTGAAGGTCTGGGTTGATTCGCAACGCTGCCAGGGTCACACCCTGTGCGCGATGATTGCGCCGGATTCATTCGTGCTCAGCGACATTGACGGCAGTTCGTCGGCGGTCAATGAGGTGGTGCCGGCCGACCAACAGGACCAGGTGCGCGAGGCGGCGCACTCGTGCCCCGAGCAGGCGATCATGATCACGAACGAAACCTAA
- a CDS encoding cytochrome P450 yields the protein MSVDDVVSDGDRNKPTYHFDRNAPEYRSQFKQITEEMHAKCPMAWTETYGGHWVAAGSHEVFELARCPVVSNDHDIHNERRGYKGISIPTASRVAAVRGGILEMDEPDHRTYRNVLNPYLSPAAVKRWEPFIHDITRACLDEKIETGSIDFVDDLANVVPAVLTLAMLGIPLKKWALYSEPVHAAVYTPEHSPDIEKVTAMHREMGLDMVNNMIEIRENPRPGIVNGLLQLRIDGEPAPDLEILGNLGLVIGGGFDTTTALTAHTLEWLSENPAERERLSKNRDALLDSATEEFLRYFTPAAGDGRTFADDVELDGNHFKEGERLWISWAMANRDPALFADPDEIVLDRKGNRHFSFGLGLHRCKGSNVARTVFKSMLTAVLDRMPDYRCDPEGTVHYETIGVIQGMRKLPATFTPGTKIGAGLDETLDKLQRICDEQQLALPVTERTDVAVID from the coding sequence TTGAGCGTCGACGATGTGGTGAGCGACGGCGACCGGAACAAGCCGACGTACCACTTTGACCGAAACGCCCCGGAGTACCGGTCACAGTTCAAACAGATCACCGAGGAGATGCACGCCAAGTGCCCGATGGCGTGGACCGAGACGTACGGAGGGCACTGGGTCGCGGCCGGCAGCCACGAAGTCTTCGAACTCGCCCGTTGCCCGGTGGTCTCCAACGACCACGACATCCATAACGAACGCCGCGGCTACAAGGGCATCTCCATCCCGACGGCGAGCCGCGTCGCCGCGGTGCGCGGGGGCATCCTCGAGATGGACGAGCCCGACCACCGTACCTACCGCAACGTGTTGAACCCCTACCTGTCGCCGGCCGCGGTCAAGCGCTGGGAACCCTTCATCCACGACATCACTCGCGCGTGCCTCGACGAGAAAATCGAAACGGGCAGCATCGATTTCGTCGACGACCTGGCGAACGTCGTGCCTGCCGTGCTGACATTGGCGATGCTGGGCATTCCGCTGAAAAAGTGGGCGCTGTACAGCGAGCCGGTGCACGCGGCGGTCTACACGCCGGAGCACTCCCCCGACATCGAAAAGGTCACCGCGATGCACCGGGAGATGGGCCTCGACATGGTCAACAACATGATCGAGATCCGCGAGAATCCGCGGCCGGGCATCGTCAACGGGCTGCTGCAGTTGCGGATCGACGGAGAGCCCGCCCCGGATCTCGAGATACTCGGCAACCTCGGCCTGGTCATCGGTGGGGGCTTCGACACCACGACGGCGCTGACCGCCCACACCCTGGAATGGCTTTCGGAAAACCCCGCCGAGCGCGAGCGGCTGTCCAAGAACCGGGACGCCCTGCTCGACTCCGCAACCGAGGAATTTCTGCGTTACTTCACCCCGGCCGCCGGTGACGGCAGGACCTTCGCCGACGACGTCGAACTTGACGGCAATCATTTCAAAGAGGGTGAACGGCTGTGGATTTCGTGGGCCATGGCCAATCGCGACCCCGCACTGTTCGCCGACCCCGACGAGATCGTCCTGGACCGTAAAGGCAACCGTCACTTCAGTTTTGGCCTCGGTTTGCACCGATGCAAAGGGTCCAACGTGGCGCGTACGGTATTCAAGTCCATGCTGACGGCGGTTCTCGACCGGATGCCCGACTATCGATGCGACCCCGAAGGCACCGTCCACTACGAGACCATCGGCGTCATCCAGGGTATGCGGAAGCTGCCGGCGACCTTTACTCCTGGCACCAAGATCGGCGCTGGCCTGGACGAAACGCTGGACAAGCTGCAGCGCATCTGCGACGAGCAGCAACTGGCGCTGCCGGTCACCGAGCGTACGGACGTCGCCGTCATCGACTAG
- a CDS encoding SDR family NAD(P)-dependent oxidoreductase, which translates to MKTAVVTGGGSGIGLAVARRLRADGLDVATVDLKPSDAELSFTADVTDRSQVDAALSAIRAQLGPIAVLVNAAGLDGFKRFSNITFEDWQRVVDVNLHGVFHMTQAVLPDMVEAGWGRIVNISSSSTHSGAPYMSHYVAAKSAVNGLTKSLALEYGPSGITVNAVPPGFIDTPMLRSAEQRGYLGDIDETIARTPVRRIGKPEDIAAACAFLISEEAGYITGQILGVNGGRNT; encoded by the coding sequence GTGAAGACCGCAGTGGTCACCGGTGGCGGCTCCGGGATTGGTCTGGCGGTGGCCCGCCGGCTGCGCGCCGACGGTCTGGACGTCGCGACCGTCGATCTGAAGCCGTCGGACGCCGAGCTGTCGTTCACCGCCGACGTGACCGATCGATCCCAGGTGGATGCCGCGCTGTCGGCGATCCGCGCGCAATTGGGGCCGATCGCAGTTCTGGTCAACGCCGCGGGCCTGGATGGATTCAAGCGCTTCAGCAACATCACGTTCGAGGACTGGCAGCGTGTCGTCGACGTCAACCTTCACGGCGTCTTCCATATGACCCAAGCGGTGCTGCCCGACATGGTCGAGGCGGGGTGGGGTCGGATCGTCAACATCTCGTCGTCGAGCACACATTCCGGCGCTCCCTATATGTCGCACTATGTCGCGGCCAAGTCGGCGGTCAACGGGCTCACCAAGTCGCTGGCTCTCGAGTACGGTCCCAGCGGAATCACGGTCAACGCGGTGCCGCCCGGCTTCATCGACACCCCGATGCTGCGCAGCGCCGAGCAACGCGGCTACCTCGGCGACATCGACGAAACCATCGCGCGGACCCCGGTACGCCGGATCGGCAAGCCCGAAGACATCGCTGCCGCCTGCGCGTTCCTGATATCCGAGGAAGCCGGCTACATCACCGGTCAGATATTGGGCGTCAACGGCGGTCGAAACACCTGA
- a CDS encoding MCE family protein, whose amino-acid sequence MLKYRGGGRVKAGFIGVVLAVLVILVGLSPDRFISWATMVRYQALFSEAGGIAAGNPVIVSGMKVGTVSDVSLQQGDALVTFTTKGDVLLGSETTAHIRTGSLLGERMLTLESAGSGTMHPLTVIPVSRTSSPYSLTEAVSDLTSDTAGTNTTALNQSLDTLSATLDQLAPQMGPAFDALTRLSRTLNSRNKNLGELFKSAADVTNVLSERSQQVNKLILNSDSLLQVLVARRQEIVDLLANTSVVAKQLTALVHDNEATLAPTLERLNRVLGVLEKNRDNIAKALPGLAKFQITVGEGIASMYAYSAFVPNFLAPQNFQPFFDYLWGFRTFDTSRGPGFPSPVPRSLVPFPYNAIPMCPGCTLGGRVGGSQ is encoded by the coding sequence ATGCTCAAGTATCGCGGAGGTGGCCGGGTAAAGGCCGGATTCATCGGCGTCGTGTTAGCGGTGCTGGTGATCCTGGTGGGCCTGTCGCCCGACCGGTTCATTTCATGGGCCACGATGGTCAGGTACCAGGCACTGTTTTCGGAGGCCGGCGGCATTGCCGCGGGCAACCCCGTGATCGTGTCGGGGATGAAGGTCGGCACGGTGTCGGATGTCTCGCTGCAGCAAGGCGATGCTCTGGTGACGTTCACGACGAAGGGCGACGTCCTCCTCGGCTCGGAGACCACCGCGCATATCCGCACCGGCTCGCTGCTGGGCGAGCGGATGCTGACATTGGAGTCCGCCGGCAGCGGCACGATGCACCCGCTGACTGTCATTCCCGTCTCGCGCACCTCCTCTCCTTATTCGTTGACTGAAGCGGTCAGCGACCTGACTTCGGACACCGCGGGAACCAACACCACCGCGCTCAATCAGTCGTTGGACACTTTGTCGGCGACACTCGACCAGCTCGCACCCCAGATGGGGCCGGCCTTCGACGCACTCACCCGGCTATCGCGCACCCTGAACAGTCGCAACAAGAACCTGGGCGAGCTCTTCAAGAGTGCTGCAGATGTCACCAACGTTCTTTCCGAGCGCAGCCAGCAGGTCAACAAGCTCATCCTCAACTCCGACTCGTTGCTGCAAGTCCTGGTGGCGCGCCGACAGGAGATCGTGGACTTGCTGGCCAACACGTCGGTGGTGGCCAAGCAGCTGACGGCGTTGGTGCACGACAACGAAGCCACATTGGCGCCGACCCTCGAGAGGCTGAACAGGGTGCTCGGGGTACTGGAGAAGAACCGCGACAACATCGCCAAAGCGCTGCCGGGGCTGGCCAAATTCCAGATCACGGTCGGTGAGGGCATCGCCAGCATGTACGCCTACTCGGCGTTCGTCCCGAACTTCCTTGCGCCGCAAAACTTCCAACCGTTCTTCGACTATCTCTGGGGCTTCCGCACCTTCGACACCTCTCGCGGTCCCGGCTTCCCTTCGCCGGTACCTCGGTCGCTGGTTCCCTTCCCGTACAACGCAATTCCGATGTGCCCCGGCTGTACATTGGGCGGACGGGTCGGTGGATCGCAATGA
- a CDS encoding MCE family protein — MRPLAGLATVVVVAVIFAFAVGLFRGSFTESVPVTVISQRAGLVMNPDAKVKMRGVQVGKVASIESLPNGQAAIHLAMDPSQLHFIPSNVLVDIASSTVFGAKSVLLVEPAQPSTQRLHSGQTLQGQHVMVEINTVFQQLVSVLSQIDPPKLNESLGALAQAFSGRGAKLGQALTDLDSFLARLEPSLPAFRHDFAVLPAVSNAYADAAPDLVRTVSNTNRISKTIVEEQHNLDALLISAIGLADIGNDVLSQNRQPLTDVMHLLVPTTDLLNEYHEALTCSFGGLIQIGHGAPLSEPSINISASLTLGAERYRYPTNLPKVAATGGPRCVGLPKLPFNTNPPQLIADTGANPVGYGNQQTLLNSDLLKQLLYGPIAGPPRNPAQIGQPG, encoded by the coding sequence GTGCGCCCGCTGGCGGGTCTTGCCACCGTGGTCGTCGTCGCCGTCATCTTCGCCTTCGCGGTGGGTCTGTTCCGGGGCTCCTTCACCGAATCCGTACCGGTGACCGTGATTTCGCAGCGCGCCGGCCTGGTCATGAACCCGGACGCCAAGGTCAAGATGCGCGGCGTGCAGGTGGGTAAGGTCGCCTCGATCGAATCGCTGCCCAACGGCCAAGCAGCTATTCACTTGGCGATGGATCCGTCGCAGTTGCACTTCATTCCCAGCAACGTGCTGGTCGACATCGCCTCGTCAACGGTGTTCGGCGCGAAGTCCGTCCTGCTGGTGGAACCTGCTCAACCCTCGACGCAGCGGCTACACAGCGGCCAGACGCTGCAGGGTCAGCACGTCATGGTCGAAATCAACACGGTGTTCCAGCAATTGGTGTCGGTGCTCTCCCAGATCGACCCGCCGAAGCTCAACGAATCACTGGGTGCGCTGGCTCAAGCGTTCAGCGGCCGGGGTGCAAAGCTTGGCCAGGCCCTGACCGACTTGGATTCATTCCTGGCGAGGCTGGAGCCGAGCCTGCCCGCATTCCGTCATGACTTCGCGGTCTTGCCGGCGGTGTCCAACGCTTATGCCGACGCCGCACCGGACCTGGTGCGGACCGTGTCCAACACGAACCGGATCAGCAAGACGATTGTCGAGGAGCAGCACAACCTGGATGCACTGCTGATCAGCGCGATCGGCCTGGCCGACATCGGCAACGACGTGCTGTCGCAGAACCGGCAGCCGCTGACGGATGTGATGCACCTGCTGGTGCCGACCACCGATCTGCTCAACGAGTACCACGAAGCGCTCACCTGTAGTTTCGGTGGGCTCATACAGATTGGCCACGGTGCGCCGTTGTCGGAACCGAGCATCAACATCTCGGCAAGCCTTACGTTGGGTGCCGAACGTTATCGGTATCCGACGAACCTGCCCAAGGTTGCGGCGACGGGCGGCCCGCGGTGCGTGGGTCTGCCGAAGCTGCCGTTCAATACGAACCCCCCGCAGTTGATCGCCGATACCGGTGCCAACCCCGTCGGGTACGGAAACCAGCAGACGCTGCTCAACTCCGACCTTCTCAAACAGCTGTTGTACGGCCCGATCGCCGGTCCGCCACGCAACCCGGCTCAGATCGGACAACCCGGATGA
- a CDS encoding ABC transporter permease, whose translation MALRAAYPRLVRQFEKPVASLGRIGDHTLFYGKALAGVPFAATHYRREVIRLIAEISMGAGTLAMIGGTVVIVGFLTLAAGGTLAIQGYTSLGNIGIEALTGFLSAFINVRIAAPVVAGIGLAATFGAGVTAQLGAMRINEEIDALEAMAIRPIAYLVSTRIMAGMMAITPLYSVAVILSFVASQFTTTFLLGQSQGLYQHYFNTFLNPIDLLWSFLQAILMALTILLIHTYYGYFASGGPAGVGNATGNAVRTSLIVVVSVTLLVSLSIYGANGNFNLSG comes from the coding sequence ATGGCACTGAGGGCTGCATATCCACGATTGGTCCGCCAATTCGAGAAGCCGGTCGCCTCGCTGGGCCGGATCGGCGACCACACCCTGTTCTACGGGAAGGCGCTCGCCGGGGTGCCGTTCGCGGCTACCCACTACCGGCGCGAAGTGATCCGGCTGATCGCCGAGATCAGCATGGGCGCGGGCACTTTGGCGATGATCGGCGGGACCGTCGTGATCGTCGGCTTCCTGACGCTGGCGGCGGGCGGCACGCTGGCCATTCAGGGGTACACGTCGCTGGGCAATATCGGCATCGAGGCGCTCACGGGCTTCCTGTCCGCATTCATCAATGTGCGCATCGCGGCACCGGTGGTCGCCGGCATCGGTCTCGCCGCCACCTTCGGTGCCGGGGTGACCGCCCAGCTGGGTGCCATGCGGATCAACGAAGAAATCGATGCGTTGGAGGCCATGGCAATTCGGCCGATCGCCTATCTGGTGAGCACCCGGATCATGGCGGGAATGATGGCGATCACGCCGCTGTACAGCGTCGCCGTAATCCTGTCGTTCGTGGCCAGTCAGTTCACCACGACGTTCTTGCTCGGACAGTCGCAGGGTCTGTACCAGCACTACTTCAACACGTTCCTGAACCCGATTGATCTGTTGTGGTCGTTCCTGCAGGCCATCCTGATGGCGCTCACCATCCTGCTGATTCACACCTACTACGGCTATTTCGCTTCGGGGGGACCGGCCGGTGTCGGCAACGCGACCGGTAACGCGGTACGTACCTCGCTCATCGTCGTGGTGTCCGTAACGCTGTTGGTCTCCCTGTCTATTTACGGTGCGAATGGCAATTTCAACCTGTCCGGTTAG